In Streptomyces sp. NBC_01426, one genomic interval encodes:
- a CDS encoding protein kinase domain-containing protein, producing the protein MSQDGTQGRYAGGSLAGGRYQLRDLLGEGGMASVYLAYDSALDRQVAIKTLHSELGREASFRERFRREAQAVAKLSHTNIVSVFDTGEGELDGALMPYIVMEYVEGQPLGSALQTDIAQYGAMPADKALKVTSDVLAALETSHEMGLVHRDIKPGNVMMTRRGVVKVMDFGIARAMQSGVTSMTQTGMVVGTPQYLSPEQALGRGVDARSDLYSVGIMLFQLLTGRLPFDADSPLAIAYAHVQEEPPAPSSINRSVTPAMDALVARALKKNPNERFPTAAAMRDEIDRVMAAGRTVAPAIVPGAPSGGSGAGVSSAVFPPVDSGFQAPPQSMQQPYQPPHTPAPSPYAPQTQAQGGYAYPPQQQHAHQYAPQTPPPFTISPNPAPAGAGGGSKKNTGVIVGSIVVALVAIGGLIAVLNLGGDDKDKDVATPSSSTSASGSTRPGYRGPDLSRTIDVEKCKSPTKAYDDAKKVNAPDFRYKNIRSVKDCIQAAGWKIKEEPRDEAVYGDGTVVDQLPSAGDKIDPKDTTFTLRVSTGNPE; encoded by the coding sequence ATGAGCCAGGACGGCACACAGGGCCGGTACGCAGGCGGCTCCCTGGCCGGTGGCCGTTACCAGCTAAGGGACTTGCTCGGCGAAGGCGGCATGGCGTCCGTCTACCTCGCGTACGACTCGGCCCTCGACCGACAGGTCGCCATCAAGACGCTGCACAGCGAATTGGGGCGCGAAGCGTCCTTCCGCGAGCGGTTCCGCCGCGAGGCGCAGGCTGTAGCGAAACTGTCGCACACGAACATCGTCTCGGTATTCGATACCGGCGAGGGCGAGCTCGACGGCGCGCTGATGCCGTACATCGTCATGGAGTACGTCGAGGGGCAGCCGCTCGGCTCCGCGCTCCAGACGGACATCGCGCAGTACGGCGCGATGCCGGCCGACAAGGCGCTCAAGGTCACCTCCGATGTGCTCGCGGCGCTCGAAACCAGCCACGAGATGGGTCTGGTCCACCGCGACATCAAGCCCGGCAACGTGATGATGACCAGGCGCGGCGTGGTCAAGGTCATGGACTTCGGCATCGCCCGCGCCATGCAGTCGGGCGTCACGTCGATGACGCAGACCGGAATGGTCGTCGGCACCCCGCAGTACCTGTCGCCCGAGCAGGCGCTCGGCCGCGGTGTGGACGCCCGGTCCGACCTCTACTCCGTCGGCATCATGCTGTTCCAGCTGCTGACGGGGCGGCTCCCCTTCGACGCGGACTCGCCGCTGGCCATCGCGTACGCCCATGTGCAGGAGGAGCCGCCGGCGCCGTCCTCCATCAACCGGTCGGTGACGCCGGCGATGGACGCGCTGGTGGCGCGGGCCCTGAAGAAGAACCCGAACGAGCGCTTCCCGACGGCCGCGGCCATGCGCGACGAGATCGACCGCGTGATGGCGGCCGGTCGGACGGTGGCCCCGGCGATCGTGCCGGGTGCGCCCTCGGGCGGCAGCGGCGCGGGTGTGAGCTCGGCCGTGTTCCCGCCGGTGGACTCCGGGTTCCAGGCGCCGCCGCAGTCGATGCAGCAGCCGTACCAGCCGCCGCACACCCCGGCGCCGTCCCCGTACGCGCCGCAGACGCAGGCGCAGGGCGGATACGCGTACCCGCCCCAGCAACAGCACGCGCACCAGTACGCCCCGCAGACCCCGCCGCCGTTCACCATCTCGCCGAACCCTGCCCCCGCGGGCGCGGGCGGCGGGTCGAAGAAGAACACGGGCGTGATCGTGGGCTCGATCGTGGTGGCGCTGGTGGCCATCGGCGGGCTGATCGCCGTGCTCAACCTGGGCGGCGACGACAAGGACAAGGACGTCGCGACGCCGTCCTCCTCGACCTCGGCGTCCGGTTCCACGCGCCCGGGCTACCGGGGGCCGGACCTCTCGCGGACGATCGACGTGGAGAAGTGCAAGAGCCCGACGAAGGCCTATGACGACGCCAAGAAGGTCAACGCCCCCGACTTCCGGTACAAGAACATCCGCTCGGTGAAGGACTGCATCCAGGCCGCGGGCTGGAAGATCAAGGAAGAGCCCCGGGACGAGGCCGTCTACGGCGACGGCACCGTGGTCGACCAGTTGCCCTCCGCCGGCGACAAGATCGACCCGAAGGACACCACCTTCACCCTCCGCGTCTCCACCGGAAACCCGGAGTAG
- a CDS encoding protein kinase domain-containing protein produces the protein MAPEPEGNGAGMAEDPEHWGAGGLVGEGRYRLTHRLGRGGMAEVFAAEDVRLGRTVAVKLLRADLAEDPVSKARFTREAQSVAGLNHHAVVAVYDSGEDRVGPNVVPYIVMELVEGRTIRELLISAEAPGPDQALIIVAGVLEALAYSHQHGIVHRDIKPANVIITDTGAVKVMDFGIARALHGVQSTMTQTGMVMGTPQYLSPEQALGKAVDHRSDLYATGCLLYELLALRPPFTGETPLSVVYQHVQDAPIPPSQLPEGHHIPQELDGLVMRSLAKDPDDRFQSAEEMRGLVQYALQMLHDQGPNTGTWNTGPVTMALPNGQPGSNPTTAMPQGGPGGQQYPQHATTSQFQQPMVPPLNPDDGSAFPGGGGYGNGRNGNGHAGQGGHGGQGAGGGRWKMVVFALLAVLAIAGGVAYAVKTVGGGGSGNEKKSPGTSQSSPKTPASSAETPADSPSAQSPDSPRTDDSEDEETYKPSPSRGRTSPSYTPPSNSPSSSPSHSTKPSESNEPSPSKPSTPTKPVTEPPPETGGPGGAGGDEGGEGAGQ, from the coding sequence ATGGCACCCGAACCCGAGGGAAACGGCGCCGGGATGGCCGAGGATCCTGAGCATTGGGGCGCAGGCGGCCTGGTGGGCGAAGGCCGTTACCGGCTGACCCACCGCCTGGGCCGCGGTGGCATGGCGGAGGTGTTCGCCGCCGAGGACGTCCGGCTGGGCCGCACCGTCGCCGTGAAGCTGCTGCGCGCCGACCTCGCCGAGGACCCCGTCTCCAAGGCCCGCTTCACGCGCGAGGCACAGTCGGTCGCCGGGCTGAACCACCACGCGGTCGTCGCCGTGTACGACTCGGGCGAGGACCGGGTCGGCCCGAACGTCGTTCCCTACATCGTGATGGAGCTGGTCGAGGGCCGCACCATCCGCGAACTGCTGATCAGCGCCGAGGCCCCGGGCCCCGATCAGGCGCTCATCATCGTCGCGGGTGTGCTGGAGGCCCTGGCCTACTCGCACCAGCACGGCATCGTGCACCGCGACATCAAGCCGGCCAACGTGATCATCACCGACACCGGCGCGGTGAAGGTGATGGACTTCGGCATCGCCCGCGCCCTGCACGGCGTGCAGTCGACGATGACCCAGACCGGCATGGTCATGGGCACCCCGCAGTACCTGTCGCCCGAACAGGCCCTCGGCAAGGCCGTGGACCACCGAAGCGACCTGTACGCCACCGGTTGTCTGCTGTACGAACTCCTCGCGCTGCGGCCCCCCTTCACGGGCGAGACGCCGCTGTCGGTGGTCTACCAGCACGTCCAGGACGCGCCGATCCCGCCGTCGCAGCTGCCGGAGGGGCACCACATCCCGCAGGAGCTCGACGGCCTGGTCATGCGCTCGCTGGCCAAGGACCCGGACGACCGCTTCCAGTCGGCCGAGGAGATGCGCGGGCTCGTCCAGTACGCGCTCCAGATGCTCCACGACCAGGGGCCGAACACCGGCACCTGGAACACCGGCCCCGTCACCATGGCGCTGCCAAACGGCCAGCCCGGGTCGAACCCCACCACGGCGATGCCGCAGGGCGGGCCGGGCGGACAGCAGTACCCCCAGCACGCCACGACCTCGCAGTTCCAGCAGCCGATGGTGCCCCCGCTCAACCCCGACGACGGGTCGGCCTTCCCGGGCGGCGGCGGATACGGCAACGGCAGGAACGGCAACGGTCACGCCGGCCAGGGCGGTCACGGCGGCCAGGGCGCCGGCGGAGGCCGCTGGAAGATGGTGGTCTTCGCGCTGCTCGCGGTGCTGGCCATCGCCGGTGGCGTCGCGTACGCGGTGAAGACCGTGGGCGGCGGCGGTTCGGGCAACGAGAAGAAGTCCCCCGGCACCTCGCAGAGTTCGCCGAAGACCCCGGCCAGCTCCGCGGAGACGCCGGCGGACTCCCCCTCGGCGCAGTCCCCGGACTCCCCGCGCACGGACGACAGCGAGGACGAGGAGACGTACAAGCCTTCGCCGAGCCGCGGCAGGACCTCTCCGAGCTACACCCCGCCGTCGAACTCGCCCTCGTCGTCGCCGTCGCACTCGACGAAGCCGTCGGAGAGCAACGAGCCGTCGCCGTCCAAGCCGTCGACCCCGACGAAGCCGGTGACGGAACCGCCGCCCGAGACCGGAGGCCCGGGAGGCGCCGGTGGGGACGAGGGTGGCGAGGGCGCCGGGCAGTAA
- a CDS encoding pyridoxamine 5'-phosphate oxidase family protein yields MSPEELHAIELLRRVPYGRVATSMRALPFLALARHIVVDGRVVLRMHAGFGHHQACNGSVVSYGADNFNSGDRRLWSVQFTGTAELVEPTNAELELFGPGPHFVDGALFDPVYMRIEPQLVTVHTLAGSHARDREYQHAL; encoded by the coding sequence ATGTCCCCTGAGGAACTCCACGCCATCGAACTGCTGCGCCGGGTGCCGTACGGCCGAGTGGCCACCAGCATGCGCGCGCTGCCCTTCCTCGCGCTCGCCCGCCACATCGTGGTGGACGGCAGGGTCGTGCTGAGAATGCACGCCGGGTTCGGCCACCACCAGGCCTGCAACGGCAGCGTGGTCTCCTACGGCGCGGACAACTTCAATTCCGGGGACCGGCGCCTGTGGTCGGTTCAGTTCACCGGCACCGCGGAACTCGTCGAACCGACCAACGCCGAACTGGAACTCTTCGGTCCCGGTCCGCATTTCGTCGACGGCGCCCTTTTCGACCCCGTCTACATGCGCATCGAACCGCAACTCGTCACCGTGCACACCCTGGCCGGGAGCCACGCGCGCGACCGGGAGTACCAACACGCGCTCTGA
- a CDS encoding response regulator, producing the protein MREDGKIKVFLLDDHEVVRRGVHELLSVEDDIEIVGEAGTAADALVRIPATRPDVAVLDVRLPDGSGVEVCREVRSGNEDIKCLMLTSFADDEALFDAIMAGASGYVLKAIRGNELLSAVRDVAAGKSLLDPVATARVLERLRDGKNGKGDDRLSNLTEQERKILDLIGEGLTNRVIGERLHLAEKTIKNYVSSLLSKLGMERRSQAAAYVARLQAEKRA; encoded by the coding sequence GTGCGCGAAGACGGAAAAATCAAGGTATTTCTCCTGGACGACCACGAGGTGGTACGTCGGGGCGTCCATGAACTCTTGTCGGTCGAAGACGACATCGAGATCGTCGGGGAAGCCGGTACGGCCGCCGACGCACTCGTCCGCATTCCCGCCACCCGTCCCGACGTGGCGGTCCTCGACGTCCGCCTCCCGGACGGCAGCGGCGTGGAGGTCTGCCGCGAGGTGCGCTCCGGGAACGAGGACATCAAGTGCCTGATGCTGACCTCGTTCGCCGACGACGAGGCACTGTTCGACGCGATCATGGCGGGCGCCTCGGGCTACGTCCTCAAGGCGATCCGCGGGAATGAGCTGCTCAGCGCCGTCCGCGACGTCGCGGCCGGCAAGTCCCTGCTGGACCCGGTGGCGACCGCCCGGGTGCTGGAGCGCCTGCGCGACGGCAAGAACGGCAAGGGCGACGACCGGCTCTCCAACCTCACCGAGCAGGAGCGCAAGATCCTCGACCTGATCGGCGAGGGTCTGACCAACCGCGTCATCGGCGAGCGCCTGCACCTGGCGGAGAAGACGATCAAGAACTACGTCTCCAGCCTGCTGTCGAAGCTCGGCATGGAGCGCCGCTCCCAGGCCGCCGCCTACGTGGCCCGCCTCCAGGCCGAAAAGCGCGCCTAG
- the pdhA gene encoding pyruvate dehydrogenase (acetyl-transferring) E1 component subunit alpha, which translates to MTVESTAARKPRRSSGTKRAAGAAGARKTAAATAQPHDAEPQLVQLLTPEGERVEVADNPDIAEFAPFVADITTDDLRDLYRDMVLTRRFDGEATALQRQGELGLWASLLGQEAAQIGSGRALRDDDYVFPTYREHGVAWCRGVDPTNLLGMFRGVNHGGWDPKINNFHLYTIVIGSQTLHATGYAMGVAKDGADSAVIAYFGDGASSQGDVAEAFTFSAVYNSPVVFFCQNNQWAISEPTERQMRVPLYQRAQGFGFPGVRVDGNDVLACLAVTRWALERARRGEGPTLVEAFTYRMGAHTTSDDPTKYRRDEETAAWEAKDPILRLKAHLLATGGADEAFFEQLEVESETLGKRVREVVRAMPDPDTMAIFENVYADGHALVDEERAQFAAYLASFEGGE; encoded by the coding sequence GTGACCGTGGAGAGCACTGCCGCGCGCAAGCCGCGACGCAGCAGTGGCACCAAGCGGGCGGCAGGCGCAGCCGGCGCCCGCAAGACCGCCGCTGCCACCGCACAGCCGCACGACGCCGAGCCTCAGCTCGTACAACTGCTGACGCCCGAGGGAGAACGGGTCGAGGTCGCGGACAACCCCGACATCGCCGAGTTCGCTCCTTTCGTCGCCGACATCACCACCGACGACCTGCGCGACCTGTACCGCGACATGGTCCTCACCCGCCGTTTCGACGGCGAGGCGACCGCCCTGCAGCGTCAGGGCGAGCTGGGCCTGTGGGCCTCGCTGCTCGGCCAGGAGGCCGCGCAGATCGGTTCCGGGCGCGCGCTGCGCGACGACGACTACGTCTTCCCGACCTACCGTGAACACGGTGTGGCCTGGTGTCGTGGGGTCGACCCGACCAACCTGCTCGGCATGTTCCGCGGTGTGAACCACGGTGGCTGGGACCCGAAGATCAACAACTTCCACCTGTACACGATCGTCATCGGCTCGCAGACCCTGCACGCGACCGGTTACGCCATGGGTGTGGCCAAGGACGGCGCCGACTCGGCCGTCATCGCCTACTTCGGCGACGGCGCGTCCAGCCAGGGCGACGTGGCCGAGGCGTTCACCTTCTCGGCCGTCTACAACTCCCCCGTGGTGTTCTTCTGCCAGAACAACCAGTGGGCGATCTCCGAGCCGACCGAGCGCCAGATGCGCGTACCGCTCTACCAGCGCGCCCAGGGCTTCGGCTTCCCGGGCGTCCGGGTGGACGGCAACGACGTCCTGGCCTGCCTCGCGGTCACCCGGTGGGCGCTGGAGCGGGCCCGCCGCGGAGAGGGCCCGACCCTCGTCGAGGCGTTCACCTACCGCATGGGCGCGCACACCACCTCCGACGACCCGACGAAGTACCGGCGCGACGAGGAGACCGCGGCCTGGGAGGCGAAGGACCCGATCCTGCGCCTGAAGGCCCACCTCCTCGCCACGGGCGGCGCCGACGAGGCGTTCTTCGAGCAGCTGGAAGTCGAGAGCGAGACCCTGGGCAAGCGGGTGCGCGAGGTCGTGCGCGCCATGCCCGACCCGGACACGATGGCGATCTTCGAGAACGTCTACGCGGACGGGCACGCGCTCGTCGACGAGGAGCGCGCCCAGTTCGCCGCGTACCTCGCGTCCTTCGAAGGTGGGGAGTGA
- a CDS encoding alpha-ketoacid dehydrogenase subunit beta → MAVQKLTIAKALNDSLRKALETDPKVLIMGEDVGKLGGVFRITDGLQKDFGEERVIDTPLAESGIVGTAIGLALRGYRPVVEIQFDGFVFPAYDQIVTQLAKMHARSLGKIKMPVVIRIPYAGGIGAVEHHSESPETLFAHVPGLKVVSPSNASDAYWMLQQAILSDDPVIFFEPKRRYWDKGEVDVEAIPDALHGSRVAREGTDITLAAYGPMVKVCLEAAAAAAEEGKSVEVVDLRSMSPIDFDGLQASVERTRRLVVVHEAPVFLGVGSEIAARITERCFYHLEAPVLRVGGFHAPYPPARLEDEYLPGLDRVLDAVDRSLAY, encoded by the coding sequence ATGGCCGTTCAGAAGCTGACCATCGCGAAGGCGCTCAACGATTCGCTGCGCAAGGCCCTGGAGACGGACCCCAAGGTCCTGATCATGGGTGAGGACGTCGGCAAGCTCGGCGGCGTCTTCCGCATCACCGACGGTCTCCAGAAGGACTTCGGCGAGGAGCGGGTCATCGACACCCCGCTCGCCGAGTCGGGCATCGTCGGCACCGCGATCGGCCTGGCCCTGCGCGGCTACCGGCCGGTCGTCGAGATCCAGTTCGACGGGTTCGTCTTCCCGGCGTACGACCAGATCGTCACGCAGCTCGCGAAGATGCACGCGCGGTCGCTCGGCAAGATCAAGATGCCGGTCGTCATCCGCATCCCGTACGCGGGCGGCATCGGCGCGGTCGAGCACCACAGCGAGTCCCCGGAGACGCTGTTCGCGCACGTCCCCGGCCTGAAGGTGGTCTCGCCCTCGAACGCGAGCGACGCCTACTGGATGCTCCAGCAGGCCATCCTCAGCGACGACCCGGTGATCTTCTTCGAGCCGAAGCGGCGCTACTGGGACAAGGGCGAGGTCGACGTCGAGGCCATCCCGGACGCCCTGCACGGGTCCCGGGTGGCGCGCGAGGGCACGGACATCACCCTGGCGGCCTACGGCCCCATGGTGAAGGTCTGCCTGGAGGCGGCGGCCGCCGCCGCCGAGGAGGGCAAGTCGGTCGAGGTCGTGGACCTGCGCTCGATGTCCCCGATCGACTTCGACGGACTGCAGGCCTCGGTGGAGCGGACCCGCCGGCTCGTGGTCGTCCACGAGGCGCCGGTGTTCCTCGGCGTGGGCTCGGAGATCGCCGCCCGCATCACGGAGCGGTGCTTCTACCACCTGGAGGCGCCGGTGCTGCGCGTGGGCGGATTCCACGCGCCGTACCCGCCGGCCCGCCTGGAGGACGAGTACCTGCCGGGCCTGGACAGGGTGCTCGACGCCGTCGACCGCTCGCTGGCGTACTGA
- a CDS encoding dihydrolipoamide acetyltransferase family protein, whose translation MPDVGEGLTEAEILKWYVQPGDTVADGQVVCEVETAKAAVELPIPFDGVVHALLFEEGVTVDVGQVIISVRTGPAEAAPEAAAPAAVAAPAAAEEPVAEVRQPVLVGYGVSTASTKRRPRKGAAEAGAAPAASVAARNGSAVAPAVVPAVVPAPVVPAQNGSAHAAPAGSERPLAKPPVRKLAKDLGIDLALVIPTGDGGVVTREDVHAAAAAAIAPQTAQVTAPAAVQAQAPAPVAAEAVVRTPVDPAARETRIPVKGVRKVTAQAMVGSAFTAPHVTEFITFDVTRTMKLVQELKDDPDLAGLRINPLLLIARAVLVAIRRNPDVNASWDEAAQEIVLKHYVNLGIAAATPRGLIVPNIKDAHTKSLRELSEALSALVGTARDGKTSPADMQNGTLTLTNVGVFGVDTGTPILNPGESAILAIGAIKLQPWVHKGKVKPRHVTTLALSFDHRLIDGELGSRFLADIAAVLEHPRRLLTWS comes from the coding sequence ATGCCCGACGTGGGCGAGGGCCTCACCGAGGCCGAGATCCTCAAGTGGTACGTCCAGCCGGGCGACACCGTCGCCGACGGTCAGGTCGTCTGCGAGGTCGAGACGGCGAAGGCGGCCGTCGAGCTGCCGATCCCGTTCGACGGCGTGGTCCACGCCCTGCTCTTCGAGGAAGGCGTCACGGTCGACGTCGGCCAGGTGATCATCTCGGTGCGGACCGGTCCGGCGGAGGCGGCCCCCGAGGCCGCCGCCCCGGCGGCCGTGGCGGCCCCGGCCGCAGCCGAGGAGCCCGTCGCCGAGGTCCGTCAGCCGGTCCTGGTCGGCTACGGCGTGTCCACGGCCTCCACCAAGCGCCGCCCCCGCAAGGGCGCGGCCGAGGCGGGCGCCGCTCCGGCCGCCTCCGTGGCCGCGCGCAACGGCTCGGCCGTCGCGCCGGCGGTCGTACCGGCCGTCGTGCCGGCTCCCGTGGTTCCCGCGCAGAACGGCTCGGCACACGCCGCGCCCGCCGGTTCCGAGCGTCCGCTGGCGAAGCCGCCGGTGCGCAAGCTCGCCAAGGACCTCGGCATCGACCTGGCCCTGGTGATCCCCACCGGTGACGGCGGGGTCGTGACCCGGGAGGACGTCCACGCGGCGGCCGCCGCGGCGATCGCCCCGCAGACCGCGCAGGTCACGGCGCCGGCCGCCGTCCAGGCCCAGGCCCCCGCCCCGGTGGCGGCCGAGGCGGTCGTCCGGACGCCGGTCGATCCGGCCGCGCGTGAGACCCGGATCCCGGTCAAGGGCGTTCGCAAGGTCACCGCCCAGGCCATGGTCGGCTCCGCCTTCACCGCGCCGCACGTCACCGAGTTCATCACCTTCGACGTGACCCGGACGATGAAGCTGGTCCAGGAGCTCAAGGACGACCCGGACCTCGCCGGTCTGCGGATCAACCCGCTGCTCCTGATCGCCAGGGCCGTCCTCGTCGCGATCCGCCGGAACCCGGACGTCAACGCGTCCTGGGACGAGGCGGCCCAGGAGATCGTGCTCAAGCACTACGTCAACCTGGGCATCGCGGCGGCCACCCCGCGCGGGCTGATCGTCCCGAACATCAAGGACGCCCACACCAAGTCGCTGCGCGAACTGTCCGAGGCCCTGTCGGCCCTGGTCGGCACCGCCCGGGACGGCAAGACGTCCCCGGCGGACATGCAGAACGGCACGCTCACCCTCACCAACGTCGGCGTCTTCGGCGTCGACACCGGCACGCCCATCCTGAACCCCGGCGAATCCGCGATCCTCGCCATCGGCGCGATCAAGCTCCAGCCGTGGGTCCACAAGGGCAAGGTCAAGCCGCGCCACGTCACCACCCTGGCGCTGTCGTTCGACCACCGCCTGATCGACGGCGAACTCGGTTCCCGCTTCCTGGCCGACATCGCGGCGGTCCTGGAACACCCCCGCCGACTCCTCACCTGGTCGTAG
- a CDS encoding PPOX class F420-dependent oxidoreductase, which translates to MTVELNDTVRGLLDAPHPAVLTTINPDGGPQSSVVWVSRDGDELLVSTERGRRKERNLVRDERVGLTVFDLANPFLYAEIRGTASVTEDTGRAVAARIAEEYLGPGGGKEYVEAPAEQVRVVLRITPTKVLGNAAKAAG; encoded by the coding sequence ATGACTGTTGAGCTGAACGACACCGTGCGGGGGCTGCTGGACGCGCCGCATCCCGCCGTCCTCACGACCATCAACCCCGATGGCGGACCGCAGAGTTCGGTCGTCTGGGTGTCCCGCGACGGCGACGAGCTGTTGGTCTCCACCGAGCGGGGCCGGCGCAAGGAGCGCAACCTGGTCCGCGACGAGCGGGTCGGCCTGACCGTCTTCGACCTCGCGAACCCCTTCCTGTACGCCGAGATCCGCGGCACCGCCTCGGTGACCGAGGACACCGGTCGGGCCGTGGCGGCCCGGATCGCCGAGGAGTACCTGGGCCCGGGCGGCGGCAAGGAGTACGTGGAGGCCCCCGCCGAACAGGTGCGGGTGGTCCTGCGCATCACCCCGACGAAGGTGCTCGGCAACGCCGCCAAGGCCGCCGGCTAG
- a CDS encoding DUF1266 domain-containing protein, which translates to MGTWTAPSVIERELHEARAAGNWPGLLDVLARARLLVPQSRAFLDAHPTQVRPERTWFPQVQAHAYIAFTEGMLPVPGPDPVFDIASLDWFADCYPSGAVPYLAVNPGTPFEVFLPMSPAHAASWKFHVERRPRDYTGLERDKVHALHLGGPLRGPVAFGLACGAHLSVRSGTFWNALAYHGQGYSLEREKLRESWGVTTREEWLGMTERLLTADVVSPVWEFALRVRVALAKEFAGPVDVEHWRHATASTLRANAERAAEPRLTPDGVTVARPRPTAEVEGEIAGLQRVIGRIARYEQRFRADGVLGGGAYVRSVEAWDFGRASQMARWGLGARFGSLEETERAVVRAGKACRLAYRSWEELSAGFVLGRCMQFDEEEFGHWYADMVTVHRELTNDPGSPWVNLPWG; encoded by the coding sequence ATGGGGACCTGGACCGCGCCGAGCGTCATCGAACGAGAGTTGCACGAGGCGAGGGCCGCGGGGAACTGGCCGGGCCTCCTCGACGTGCTGGCGCGGGCCCGCCTCCTCGTCCCGCAGTCCCGTGCGTTCCTCGACGCCCATCCCACCCAGGTCCGGCCCGAGCGGACCTGGTTCCCGCAGGTCCAGGCGCACGCCTACATCGCCTTCACCGAGGGCATGCTGCCCGTGCCCGGCCCCGACCCGGTCTTCGACATCGCGAGCCTCGACTGGTTCGCCGACTGCTATCCGTCGGGCGCGGTCCCCTATCTGGCCGTCAACCCGGGCACTCCCTTCGAGGTGTTCCTGCCGATGTCGCCCGCGCACGCCGCGAGTTGGAAGTTCCATGTGGAGCGGCGCCCGCGCGACTACACCGGGCTGGAACGCGACAAGGTCCACGCCCTCCACCTCGGCGGCCCCCTGCGCGGGCCCGTCGCCTTCGGGCTGGCCTGCGGCGCGCACCTGTCGGTGCGCTCCGGGACGTTCTGGAACGCGCTCGCCTACCACGGTCAGGGCTACTCGCTGGAGCGGGAGAAGCTCCGGGAGTCCTGGGGGGTCACCACCCGCGAGGAGTGGCTGGGCATGACCGAGCGGCTGTTGACCGCCGACGTGGTCAGCCCGGTGTGGGAGTTCGCGCTGCGCGTGCGCGTCGCCCTGGCCAAGGAGTTCGCCGGGCCGGTGGACGTCGAGCACTGGCGCCACGCCACCGCCTCCACCCTGCGGGCCAACGCGGAGCGGGCCGCCGAGCCGCGCCTGACCCCGGACGGGGTGACCGTCGCACGCCCCCGGCCCACCGCCGAGGTGGAGGGGGAGATCGCGGGCCTCCAGCGGGTCATCGGGCGGATCGCCCGCTACGAGCAGCGCTTCCGGGCCGACGGGGTGCTGGGCGGGGGCGCGTACGTGCGTTCCGTCGAGGCGTGGGACTTCGGGCGGGCCTCCCAGATGGCGCGCTGGGGTCTGGGCGCCCGCTTCGGGAGCCTGGAGGAGACCGAGCGGGCCGTCGTCCGGGCGGGGAAGGCCTGCCGGCTGGCGTACCGCTCGTGGGAGGAGCTGTCCGCCGGGTTCGTCCTGGGGCGGTGCATGCAGTTCGACGAGGAGGAGTTCGGCCACTGGTACGCGGACATGGTCACCGTGCACCGGGAGTTGACGAACGATCCGGGCAGCCCCTGGGTGAACCTGCCGTGGGGCTGA